In the Larimichthys crocea isolate SSNF chromosome XXI, L_crocea_2.0, whole genome shotgun sequence genome, one interval contains:
- the tjp1b gene encoding tight junction protein ZO-1 isoform X6 — MITCAFLWVGFLVAVDSTMVNYQKYITVMQLALGVTASNKEHCLPPRKRMWIHPSPTAGSGTAASSESTNQGKPSLRRIKGRIHRSKSLDSIDLLDSNSAAMEETVIWEQHTVTLHRAPGFGFGIAISGGRDNPHFQSGETSIVISDVLKGGPAEGLLQENDRVVMVNAVSMDNVEHAYAVQQLRKSGKIAKITIRRKRKVHVPMGRLGERETMSEHDEEEDSYDEEIYETRSGRSGAYSGVGGAMGRRSGRSSGRRDRERERSGSRERSLSPRSDRRSHNLPPRPAKVTLVKSRKNEAEYGLRLASHIFVKDISPESLAARDGNIQEGDVVLKINGTVTENLSLIDAKKLIERSKGKLKMVVQRDDRATLLNIPDLDDSIPSANASDRDDISDIHSLASDHSNRSHDRHRSSRSRSPDRRSEPSDHSRHSPPQISNGSWRIPHRSRDDERMSKQASTPAKLPEEVPLPKPKESAIAREEKQLPPLPEPKPVYAQPGQPDVDLPVSPSDAPVPSAAHDDSILRPSMKLVKFKKGESVGLRLAGGNDVGIFVAGVLEDSPAAKEGLEEGDQILRVNNVDFANIIREEAVLFLLDLPKGEEVTILAQKKKDVYRRIVESDVGDSFYIRTHFEYEKESPYGLSFNKGEVFRVVDTLYNGKLGSWLAIRIGKNHQEVERGIIPNKNRAEQLSSVQYTLPKTAGGDRADFWRFRGLRSSKRNLRKSREDLSSQPVQTKFPAYERVVLREAGFLRPVVIFGPIADVAREKLAREEPDLFELAKSEPRDAGTDQRSSGIIRLHTIKQIIDRDKHAVLDITPNAVDRLNYAQWYPIVVFLNPDNKQGVKNMRTRLCPESRKSARKLYERAIKLRKNNHHLFTTTINLNNMNDGWYGALKETIQQQQNQLVWVSEGKADGTTEDDLDIHDDRLSYLSAPGSEYSMYSTDSRHTSDYEDTDTEGGAYTDQELDETLNDEVGLPTEPAITRSSEPVREDPPVIQDTPGYPGYQHPVQPEPASRIDPAGFKMAAPQQQDEASLPMPSLPPTVVTPPAVEQPVQLEGMHLEEPPAAAAAPQADSLSSPSPAPELIQPPPPPHEPHPSGPPGPEPKMYKKDLYNMEDPVRINHGLKQSLSYSHQPPYQDKQPYREYDHPPYGYDGGGYTEPKPHNTDSHLHYDNRVPHYNEQWSPYDQQTSSSQPAGYQPGHQQPMGYSPRSPYDDGPGRDYSPPQPRYDEAPPVGYDGRRHSKPGPIRYDEPPPPPPVSYDARSPYEAEPHGFPINSPRSPEPPKQYYGDSGLRPTYIPGPPNRGYKPGMHDPMINSEPTIPPPPPKPETLSSPGEPAISPGSKPFPPPPREDPDEDPAMKPQSVLNRVKMFENKRSVSMDRAKEGESSALRPADVPKPVSAPGPVLKANSLSNLEQEKSTYRAPEPQKPHTKPLDDVMRSNHYDPDEDEEYYRKQLSYFDRRSFDSKAMGQPSPGINRFHDLPKPAQLSYPYNRVESVEKVSPVEKRYEPLPQISPSSQYGPPAPAVPPNTLPKLSPNDANSIPEPLTSPNPKPELAALRPPSRDEPTPGGYLPPRGLPDKSPVNGTDPAPPKTLPTPAPTSYNRYVPKPYTSSARPFERKFESPKFNHNLLPNDTQVKTDLLIKPSVVSNSGGKPQLSPQPLDHDSGLDTFTRTMDNRPKYQHNNINAIPKAIPVSPSTLDDDDEDEGHTVVATARGIFNCNGGVLSSIETGVSIIIPQGAIPESVEQEIYFKVCRDNSILPPLDKEKGETLLSPLVMCGPHGLKFLKPVELRLPHCDPKTWQNKSLPGDPNYLVGANCVSVLIDHF; from the exons AGCGCAGCGATGGAGGAGACTGTCATTTGGGAACAGCACACAGTAACACTACACAGG gCACCAGGGTTTGGCTTCGGGATAGCCATATCAGGAGGTCGGGATAACCCTCATTTTCAGAGCGGCGAGACCTCCATTGTCATCTCGGATGTGCTGAAAGGAGGCCCAGCCGAAGGCCTACTGCA GGAAAATGACAGAGTGGTTATGGTCAATGCCGTCTCCATGGACAATGTGGAGCACGCGTACGCCGTCCAGCAGCTTCGTAAAAGTGGAAAGATTGCCAAAATT ACAATCAGGCGGAAGAGGAAGGTGCATGTCCCCATGGGCCGCCTAGGGGAGAGGGAAACTATGTCAGAAcacgatgaggaggaggatagcTATGATGAAGAGATATACGAGACGCGGAGCGGACGCAGCGGTGCTTACAGCGGTGTGGGCGGGGCCATGGGCAGGCGCAGCGGCCGGAGTAGTGGGCGAAGGGACAGGGAGCGTGAACGCAGCGGCTCGAGGGAGAGGAGTCTCTCCCCACGCTCCGACCGCCGCTCACACAACCTGCCCCCACGTCCTGCCAAGGTCACACTTGTCAAATCGCGTAAAAATGAAG CAGAATATGGCCTGCGCCTGGCCAGCCACATCTTTGTCAAGGACATTTCCCCTGAGAGCCTGGCAGCCAGGGACGGCAACATCCAGGAAGGGGATGTTGTACTGAAG ATCAATGGCACAGTGACAGAGAACCTCTCCTTGATAGACGCCAAGAAGCTGATAGAAAGGTCAAAGGGCAAGCTAAAAATGGTTGTGCAGAGGGACGACAGGGCGACCCTGCTGAACATCCCTGACCTTGATGACAGCATTCCTTCAGCCAACGCCTCCGACCGAGACG ACATTTCAGATATTCATTCACTGGCATCCGATCATTCGAATCGATCGCATGACAGGCATCGTAGCAGCCGCTCCCGCTCTCCGGACAGGCGATCTGAACCCTCAGACCACTCCAGACACTCACCCCCGCAAATCAGCAATGGCAG CTGGAGAATACC tCACAGAAGTCGTGATGACGAACGGATGTCGAAGCAGGCTTCAACACCAGCGAAGCTACCAGAGGAGGTTCCTCTGCCCAAACCGAAGGAGTCGGCTATTGCTAGAGAGGAGAAACAGCTCCCACCGCTCCCAG agcCCAAGCCAGTGTATGCTCAGCCTGGACAGCCAGATGTAGACCTGCCAGTCAGTCCTTCTGATGCCCCTGTGCCAAGCGCTGCCCACGATGATAGCATCCTACG GCCAAGCATGAAGCTGGTGAAGTTCAAGAAGGGGGAGAGCGTGGGGCTGCGGCTGGCTGGGGGGAATGACGTAGGCATCTTCGTAGCAGGAGTGCTGGAGGATAGCCCAGCTGCTAAGGAGGGCCTGGAGGAGGGCGACCAAATTCTCAGG GTAAATAATGTAGATTTTGCAAACATAATCCGAGAGGAGGCGGTGCTGTTCCTCCTGGACCTTCCTAAGGGTGAAGAGGTCACCATTCTGGcccagaagaagaaagatg tgtACCGGCGGATCGTGGAGTCAGATGTCGGTGACTCCTTCTACATCCGGACGCACTTTGAGTACGAGAAGGAATCTCCGTATGGCTTAAGCTTTAACAAGGGGGAGGTGTTCCGTGTCGTGGACACCCTCTACAATGGCAAGCTTGGCTCCTGGCTGGCTATTCGCATCGGCAAAAACCACCAAGAGGTGGAGAGGGGTATCATCCCCAACAAAAACAG AGCGGAGCAGCTCTCCAGCGTGCAATACACTCTCCCTAAAACAGCAGGGGGTGACAGGGCTGACTTCTGGAGGTTTCGTGGTCTTCGCAGCTCCAAGAGGAACCTGAGAAAGAGCAGGGAGGACTTGTCCTCTCAGCCAGTCCAAACAAAGTTCCCAGCGTATGAAAGAGTTGTACTCAGAGAGG CTGGTTTCCTGAGGCCTGTCGTCATATTTGGGCCCATCGCTGATGTTGCTCGAGAAAAACTCGCCCGAGAAGAGCCAGATTTGTTTGAGCTTGCAA AGAGTGAACCAAGAGACGCAGGAACGGACCAGCGTAGTTCAGGAATCATTCGCCTTCATACCATTAAGCAGATCATTGACCGA GACAAACATGCTGTGTTGGACATCACCCCAAACGCTGTCGACAGGCTGAACTATGCTCAGTGGTACCCGATTGTTGTATTCCTAAATCCTGATAATAAGCAGGGTGTGAAGAACATGAGGACCAGACTGTGTCCAGAGTCCAGGAAGAGCGCCAGGAAGCTCTATGAGAGAGCCATCAAACTGAGGAAGAATAATCACCACCTGTTCACCA CCACCATCAACTTGAACAATATGAATGACGGCTGGTATGGCGCTCTGAAAGAAACAATCCAGCAACAGCAGAACCAGCTGGTGTGGGTGTCAGAGGGCAAG GCGGACGGCACTACAGAGGACGATTTGGATATCCACGACGACCGTCTGTCCTACCTTTCAGCGCCAGGCAGTGAATACTCCATGTACAGCACGGACAGCCGCCACACTTCTGATTACGAGGACACGGACACGGAGGGTGGCGCGTACACGGACCAGGAGCTGGACGAGACTTTGAACGACGAGGTGGGTCTGCCCACGGAGCCCGCCATCACCCGCTCTTCCGAACCTGTGCGAGAAGACCCGCCTGTAATTCAGGACACCCCTGGTTACCCTGGATACCAGCACCCTGTACAGCCTGAACCAGCCAGTCGAATTGACCCCGCTGGGTTCAAGATGGCCGCTCCGCAACAG CAAGATGAGGCTTCTCTGCCCATGCCCTCGTTGCCTCCGACGGTGGTAACGCCCCCTGCTGTTGAGCAGCCTGTACAGCTAGAGGGTATGCACCTAGAGGAGCCGCCTGCTGCAGCCGCAGCTCCTCAGGCTGACTCACTTAGCAGCCCCAGCCCTGCCCCTGAGCTTATTcagcccccaccaccaccacacgaACCCCACCCGTCTGGACCGCCTGGTCCAGAACCAAAG ATGTACAAGAAAGATCTGTACAATATGGAGGACCCCGTGCGAATCAACCATGGCCTGAAGCAGTCTTTGAGCTACAGTCACCAGCCGCCGTACCAGGACAAACAGCCATACCGCGAATACGACCACCCGCCTTACGGATATGATGGAGGCGGCTACACAGAACCAAAGCCTCACAACACTGACTCTCACCTGCACTACGACAACCGTGTGCCTCATTATAACGAACAGTGGTCCCCCTATGACCAGCAGACCTCGTCCTCTCAGCCCGCAGGGTACCAGCCGGGCCACCAGCAACCCATGGGCTACAGCCCCAGGTCCCCCTACGACGACGGACCAGGGAGGGACTACAGCCCCCCTCAGCCGCGCTACGATGAGGCCCCACCAGTGGGCTATGATGGCAGACGTCACAGTAAACCTGGGCCCATTCGTTACGATgaacccccacctccacccccagTTAGCTATGACGCCCGCTCTCCTTATGAGGCAGAACCTCACGGCTTCCCCATCAATTCACCTCGATCGCCGGAGCCCCCAAAGCAGTATTACGGTGACTCTGGTCTGAGGCCCACCTACATTCCTGGACCTCCAAACCGGGGCTATAAGCCAGGGATGCACGACCCTATGATAAACTCTGAACCCACgatcccccctcctcctccaaaacCAGAGACCCTCTCGTCGCCAGGTGAACCAGCGATCAGTCCAGGCTCCAAACCTTTCCCTCCCCCGCCCCGGGAAGACCCGGATGAGGACCCGGCCATGAAACCACAGTCGGTGCTCAACAGAGTCAAGATGTTTGAGAATAAACGGTCTGTTTCTATGGACAGGGCTAAAGAAGGAGAGTCATCTGCACTGAGG CCTGCAGATGTTCCTAAACCTGTGAGTGCACCTGGCCCAGTCCTCAAAGCCAATTCCCTCAGCAACCTGGAGCAGGAGAAGTCCACCTATAG GGCTCCTGAGCCACAGAAGCCCCATACTAAACCTCTGGATGATGTAATGCGTTCCAACCACTATGACccagatgaggatgaggagtaCTACAGGAAGCAGCTGTCCTACTTTGATCGCCGTAGCTTTGATAGCAAGGCCATGGGCCAACCCAGTCCTGGTATCAACCGCTTCCATGATCTGCCCAAACCGGCTCAGCTGTCTTACCCATACAACAG AGTTGAGTCTGTAGAGAAGGTGAGTCCGGTGGAGAAACGGTACGAACCCCTGCCCCAAATCAGCCCATCGTCTCAGTATGGGCCGCCCGCACCTGCAGTACCACCCAACACACTGCCCAAGCTCAGCCCCAATGACG CTAACTCCATACCCGAGCCGTTGACCTCACCAAATCCTAAACCTGAGCTGGCAGCTCTCAGGCCACCCAGCAGGGACGAACCCACACCAGGAGGCTACCTGCCCCCGAGGGGCCTGCCCGACAAATCCCCAGTCAACGGCACTGATCCAGCACCCCCAAAGACGCTGCCGACTCCTGCTCCAACCAGCTACAACCGCTACGTCCCCAAGCCGTACACCAGCTCAGCCCGGCCCTTTGAGCGCAAGTTTGAGAGCCCCAAGTTCAACCACAACCTGCTGCCCaatgacacacaggtgaagacGGACCTCCTCATTAAGCCCAGTGTGGTGAGCAACAGCGGCGGGAAGCCTCAGCTGTCACCACAGCCTCTGGACCACGACAGTGGCCTGGACACCTTCACACGCACTATGGACAACAGGCCCAAATACCAGCACAATAACATCAACGCCATCCCCAAGGCCATCCCTGTAAG CCCCAGCACGCTGGACGATGACGACGAGGACGAAGGGCACACAGTGGTGGCCACCGCCCGAGGGATCTTTAACTGTAACGGAGGCGTCCTGAGCTCCATTGAGACAGGCGTCAGCATCATTATCCCCCAGGGTGCCATCCCTGAGAGCGTGGAGCAGGAGATATACTTCAAGGTGTGCCGGGACAACAGCATCCTGCCCCCCCTCGACAAGGAGAAAG GAGAAACGCTGCTAAGTCCGCTGGTGATGTGTGGCCCTCATGGACTCAAGTTCCTGAAGCCGGTGGAGCTGCGCTTACCTCACT GTGATCCTAAAACCTGGCAGAACAAATCTCTCCCTGGAGACCCAAACTACCTGGTGGGTGcaaactgtgtgtctgtgctcattGACCACTTCTGA
- the tjp1b gene encoding tight junction protein ZO-1 isoform X7, whose translation MITCAFLWVGFLVAVDSTMVNYQKYITVMQLALGVTASNKEHCLPPRKRMWIHPSPTAGSGTAASSESTNQGKPSLRRIKGRIHRSKSLDSIDLLDSNSAAMEETVIWEQHTVTLHRAPGFGFGIAISGGRDNPHFQSGETSIVISDVLKGGPAEGLLQENDRVVMVNAVSMDNVEHAYAVQQLRKSGKIAKITIRRKRKVHVPMGRLGERETMSEHDEEEDSYDEEIYETRSGRSGAYSGVGGAMGRRSGRSSGRRDRERERSGSRERSLSPRSDRRSHNLPPRPAKVTLVKSRKNEAEYGLRLASHIFVKDISPESLAARDGNIQEGDVVLKINGTVTENLSLIDAKKLIERSKGKLKMVVQRDDRATLLNIPDLDDSIPSANASDRDDISDIHSLASDHSNRSHDRHRSSRSRSPDRRSEPSDHSRHSPPQISNGSWRIPHRSRDDERMSKQASTPAKLPEEVPLPKPKESAIAREEKQLPPLPEPKPVYAQPGQPDVDLPVSPSDAPVPSAAHDDSILRPSMKLVKFKKGESVGLRLAGGNDVGIFVAGVLEDSPAAKEGLEEGDQILRVNNVDFANIIREEAVLFLLDLPKGEEVTILAQKKKDVYRRIVESDVGDSFYIRTHFEYEKESPYGLSFNKGEVFRVVDTLYNGKLGSWLAIRIGKNHQEVERGIIPNKNRAEQLSSVQYTLPKTAGGDRADFWRFRGLRSSKRNLRKSREDLSSQPVQTKFPAYERVVLREAGFLRPVVIFGPIADVAREKLAREEPDLFELAKSEPRDAGTDQRSSGIIRLHTIKQIIDRDKHAVLDITPNAVDRLNYAQWYPIVVFLNPDNKQGVKNMRTRLCPESRKSARKLYERAIKLRKNNHHLFTTTINLNNMNDGWYGALKETIQQQQNQLVWVSEGKADGTTEDDLDIHDDRLSYLSAPGSEYSMYSTDSRHTSDYEDTDTEGGAYTDQELDETLNDEVGLPTEPAITRSSEPVREDPPVIQDTPGYPGYQHPVQPEPASRIDPAGFKMAAPQQMYKKDLYNMEDPVRINHGLKQSLSYSHQPPYQDKQPYREYDHPPYGYDGGGYTEPKPHNTDSHLHYDNRVPHYNEQWSPYDQQTSSSQPAGYQPGHQQPMGYSPRSPYDDGPGRDYSPPQPRYDEAPPVGYDGRRHSKPGPIRYDEPPPPPPVSYDARSPYEAEPHGFPINSPRSPEPPKQYYGDSGLRPTYIPGPPNRGYKPGMHDPMINSEPTIPPPPPKPETLSSPGEPAISPGSKPFPPPPREDPDEDPAMKPQSVLNRVKMFENKRSVSMDRAKEGESSALRPADVPKPVSAPGPVLKANSLSNLEQEKSTYRAPEPQKPHTKPLDDVMRSNHYDPDEDEEYYRKQLSYFDRRSFDSKAMGQPSPGINRFHDLPKPAQLSYPYNRVESVEKVSPVEKRYEPLPQISPSSQYGPPAPAVPPNTLPKLSPNDANSIPEPLTSPNPKPELAALRPPSRDEPTPGGYLPPRGLPDKSPVNGTDPAPPKTLPTPAPTSYNRYVPKPYTSSARPFERKFESPKFNHNLLPNDTQVKTDLLIKPSVVSNSGGKPQLSPQPLDHDSGLDTFTRTMDNRPKYQHNNINAIPKAIPVSPSTLDDDDEDEGHTVVATARGIFNCNGGVLSSIETGVSIIIPQGAIPESVEQEIYFKVCRDNSILPPLDKEKGETLLSPLVMCGPHGLKFLKPVELRLPHCASMTPDGWSFALKSSDSSSGDPKTWQNKSLPGDPNYLVGANCVSVLIDHF comes from the exons AGCGCAGCGATGGAGGAGACTGTCATTTGGGAACAGCACACAGTAACACTACACAGG gCACCAGGGTTTGGCTTCGGGATAGCCATATCAGGAGGTCGGGATAACCCTCATTTTCAGAGCGGCGAGACCTCCATTGTCATCTCGGATGTGCTGAAAGGAGGCCCAGCCGAAGGCCTACTGCA GGAAAATGACAGAGTGGTTATGGTCAATGCCGTCTCCATGGACAATGTGGAGCACGCGTACGCCGTCCAGCAGCTTCGTAAAAGTGGAAAGATTGCCAAAATT ACAATCAGGCGGAAGAGGAAGGTGCATGTCCCCATGGGCCGCCTAGGGGAGAGGGAAACTATGTCAGAAcacgatgaggaggaggatagcTATGATGAAGAGATATACGAGACGCGGAGCGGACGCAGCGGTGCTTACAGCGGTGTGGGCGGGGCCATGGGCAGGCGCAGCGGCCGGAGTAGTGGGCGAAGGGACAGGGAGCGTGAACGCAGCGGCTCGAGGGAGAGGAGTCTCTCCCCACGCTCCGACCGCCGCTCACACAACCTGCCCCCACGTCCTGCCAAGGTCACACTTGTCAAATCGCGTAAAAATGAAG CAGAATATGGCCTGCGCCTGGCCAGCCACATCTTTGTCAAGGACATTTCCCCTGAGAGCCTGGCAGCCAGGGACGGCAACATCCAGGAAGGGGATGTTGTACTGAAG ATCAATGGCACAGTGACAGAGAACCTCTCCTTGATAGACGCCAAGAAGCTGATAGAAAGGTCAAAGGGCAAGCTAAAAATGGTTGTGCAGAGGGACGACAGGGCGACCCTGCTGAACATCCCTGACCTTGATGACAGCATTCCTTCAGCCAACGCCTCCGACCGAGACG ACATTTCAGATATTCATTCACTGGCATCCGATCATTCGAATCGATCGCATGACAGGCATCGTAGCAGCCGCTCCCGCTCTCCGGACAGGCGATCTGAACCCTCAGACCACTCCAGACACTCACCCCCGCAAATCAGCAATGGCAG CTGGAGAATACC tCACAGAAGTCGTGATGACGAACGGATGTCGAAGCAGGCTTCAACACCAGCGAAGCTACCAGAGGAGGTTCCTCTGCCCAAACCGAAGGAGTCGGCTATTGCTAGAGAGGAGAAACAGCTCCCACCGCTCCCAG agcCCAAGCCAGTGTATGCTCAGCCTGGACAGCCAGATGTAGACCTGCCAGTCAGTCCTTCTGATGCCCCTGTGCCAAGCGCTGCCCACGATGATAGCATCCTACG GCCAAGCATGAAGCTGGTGAAGTTCAAGAAGGGGGAGAGCGTGGGGCTGCGGCTGGCTGGGGGGAATGACGTAGGCATCTTCGTAGCAGGAGTGCTGGAGGATAGCCCAGCTGCTAAGGAGGGCCTGGAGGAGGGCGACCAAATTCTCAGG GTAAATAATGTAGATTTTGCAAACATAATCCGAGAGGAGGCGGTGCTGTTCCTCCTGGACCTTCCTAAGGGTGAAGAGGTCACCATTCTGGcccagaagaagaaagatg tgtACCGGCGGATCGTGGAGTCAGATGTCGGTGACTCCTTCTACATCCGGACGCACTTTGAGTACGAGAAGGAATCTCCGTATGGCTTAAGCTTTAACAAGGGGGAGGTGTTCCGTGTCGTGGACACCCTCTACAATGGCAAGCTTGGCTCCTGGCTGGCTATTCGCATCGGCAAAAACCACCAAGAGGTGGAGAGGGGTATCATCCCCAACAAAAACAG AGCGGAGCAGCTCTCCAGCGTGCAATACACTCTCCCTAAAACAGCAGGGGGTGACAGGGCTGACTTCTGGAGGTTTCGTGGTCTTCGCAGCTCCAAGAGGAACCTGAGAAAGAGCAGGGAGGACTTGTCCTCTCAGCCAGTCCAAACAAAGTTCCCAGCGTATGAAAGAGTTGTACTCAGAGAGG CTGGTTTCCTGAGGCCTGTCGTCATATTTGGGCCCATCGCTGATGTTGCTCGAGAAAAACTCGCCCGAGAAGAGCCAGATTTGTTTGAGCTTGCAA AGAGTGAACCAAGAGACGCAGGAACGGACCAGCGTAGTTCAGGAATCATTCGCCTTCATACCATTAAGCAGATCATTGACCGA GACAAACATGCTGTGTTGGACATCACCCCAAACGCTGTCGACAGGCTGAACTATGCTCAGTGGTACCCGATTGTTGTATTCCTAAATCCTGATAATAAGCAGGGTGTGAAGAACATGAGGACCAGACTGTGTCCAGAGTCCAGGAAGAGCGCCAGGAAGCTCTATGAGAGAGCCATCAAACTGAGGAAGAATAATCACCACCTGTTCACCA CCACCATCAACTTGAACAATATGAATGACGGCTGGTATGGCGCTCTGAAAGAAACAATCCAGCAACAGCAGAACCAGCTGGTGTGGGTGTCAGAGGGCAAG GCGGACGGCACTACAGAGGACGATTTGGATATCCACGACGACCGTCTGTCCTACCTTTCAGCGCCAGGCAGTGAATACTCCATGTACAGCACGGACAGCCGCCACACTTCTGATTACGAGGACACGGACACGGAGGGTGGCGCGTACACGGACCAGGAGCTGGACGAGACTTTGAACGACGAGGTGGGTCTGCCCACGGAGCCCGCCATCACCCGCTCTTCCGAACCTGTGCGAGAAGACCCGCCTGTAATTCAGGACACCCCTGGTTACCCTGGATACCAGCACCCTGTACAGCCTGAACCAGCCAGTCGAATTGACCCCGCTGGGTTCAAGATGGCCGCTCCGCAACAG ATGTACAAGAAAGATCTGTACAATATGGAGGACCCCGTGCGAATCAACCATGGCCTGAAGCAGTCTTTGAGCTACAGTCACCAGCCGCCGTACCAGGACAAACAGCCATACCGCGAATACGACCACCCGCCTTACGGATATGATGGAGGCGGCTACACAGAACCAAAGCCTCACAACACTGACTCTCACCTGCACTACGACAACCGTGTGCCTCATTATAACGAACAGTGGTCCCCCTATGACCAGCAGACCTCGTCCTCTCAGCCCGCAGGGTACCAGCCGGGCCACCAGCAACCCATGGGCTACAGCCCCAGGTCCCCCTACGACGACGGACCAGGGAGGGACTACAGCCCCCCTCAGCCGCGCTACGATGAGGCCCCACCAGTGGGCTATGATGGCAGACGTCACAGTAAACCTGGGCCCATTCGTTACGATgaacccccacctccacccccagTTAGCTATGACGCCCGCTCTCCTTATGAGGCAGAACCTCACGGCTTCCCCATCAATTCACCTCGATCGCCGGAGCCCCCAAAGCAGTATTACGGTGACTCTGGTCTGAGGCCCACCTACATTCCTGGACCTCCAAACCGGGGCTATAAGCCAGGGATGCACGACCCTATGATAAACTCTGAACCCACgatcccccctcctcctccaaaacCAGAGACCCTCTCGTCGCCAGGTGAACCAGCGATCAGTCCAGGCTCCAAACCTTTCCCTCCCCCGCCCCGGGAAGACCCGGATGAGGACCCGGCCATGAAACCACAGTCGGTGCTCAACAGAGTCAAGATGTTTGAGAATAAACGGTCTGTTTCTATGGACAGGGCTAAAGAAGGAGAGTCATCTGCACTGAGG CCTGCAGATGTTCCTAAACCTGTGAGTGCACCTGGCCCAGTCCTCAAAGCCAATTCCCTCAGCAACCTGGAGCAGGAGAAGTCCACCTATAG GGCTCCTGAGCCACAGAAGCCCCATACTAAACCTCTGGATGATGTAATGCGTTCCAACCACTATGACccagatgaggatgaggagtaCTACAGGAAGCAGCTGTCCTACTTTGATCGCCGTAGCTTTGATAGCAAGGCCATGGGCCAACCCAGTCCTGGTATCAACCGCTTCCATGATCTGCCCAAACCGGCTCAGCTGTCTTACCCATACAACAG AGTTGAGTCTGTAGAGAAGGTGAGTCCGGTGGAGAAACGGTACGAACCCCTGCCCCAAATCAGCCCATCGTCTCAGTATGGGCCGCCCGCACCTGCAGTACCACCCAACACACTGCCCAAGCTCAGCCCCAATGACG CTAACTCCATACCCGAGCCGTTGACCTCACCAAATCCTAAACCTGAGCTGGCAGCTCTCAGGCCACCCAGCAGGGACGAACCCACACCAGGAGGCTACCTGCCCCCGAGGGGCCTGCCCGACAAATCCCCAGTCAACGGCACTGATCCAGCACCCCCAAAGACGCTGCCGACTCCTGCTCCAACCAGCTACAACCGCTACGTCCCCAAGCCGTACACCAGCTCAGCCCGGCCCTTTGAGCGCAAGTTTGAGAGCCCCAAGTTCAACCACAACCTGCTGCCCaatgacacacaggtgaagacGGACCTCCTCATTAAGCCCAGTGTGGTGAGCAACAGCGGCGGGAAGCCTCAGCTGTCACCACAGCCTCTGGACCACGACAGTGGCCTGGACACCTTCACACGCACTATGGACAACAGGCCCAAATACCAGCACAATAACATCAACGCCATCCCCAAGGCCATCCCTGTAAG CCCCAGCACGCTGGACGATGACGACGAGGACGAAGGGCACACAGTGGTGGCCACCGCCCGAGGGATCTTTAACTGTAACGGAGGCGTCCTGAGCTCCATTGAGACAGGCGTCAGCATCATTATCCCCCAGGGTGCCATCCCTGAGAGCGTGGAGCAGGAGATATACTTCAAGGTGTGCCGGGACAACAGCATCCTGCCCCCCCTCGACAAGGAGAAAG GAGAAACGCTGCTAAGTCCGCTGGTGATGTGTGGCCCTCATGGACTCAAGTTCCTGAAGCCGGTGGAGCTGCGCTTACCTCACTGTGCGTCAATGACCCCTGATGGTTGGTCTTTTGCTCTAAAATCCTCCGACTCCTCGTCGG GTGATCCTAAAACCTGGCAGAACAAATCTCTCCCTGGAGACCCAAACTACCTGGTGGGTGcaaactgtgtgtctgtgctcattGACCACTTCTGA